From the genome of Candidatus Dormiibacterota bacterium, one region includes:
- a CDS encoding replication-associated recombination protein A, whose amino-acid sequence MAQETLFPAPTEPAQKDQPLAARMRPRSLDEFVGQQHLVGPEHELRRAIEEDRVGSMMLWGPPGSGKTTLARLIARVTSSHFVPLSAVSAGVADLRRNIEEARLRRAQSGQRTILFIDEIHRFNKGQQDAVLPFVEEGVITLIGATTENPSFEVNAALLSRTRVFVLAALDDDQVGEIVDRAVSDVERGLGGRHVDLQPEARAALIRVANGDARVALNGLEAAAALARPKQGRRLVTAALVEEAVQRKNLLYDRAGEEHYNIISALHKSLRDSDPDASLYWLGRMLEAGEDPLYVARRLIRFASEDIGLADPQALTQAVAAQQAAHFIGMPEANLTLAQAVVYLATAPKSNALYAAYTNVQEDVERTRADPVPLQLRNAPTPLMRKVGYGKGYRYAHDYEEAQVEQQHLPDAIKDRTYYHPSDRGYEKTVKDRLDAFEAARRKTRKTS is encoded by the coding sequence ATGGCGCAGGAGACGCTCTTTCCGGCACCGACAGAGCCGGCTCAAAAAGACCAGCCGCTTGCCGCTCGTATGCGGCCGCGGTCGCTCGACGAGTTCGTCGGGCAGCAACACCTGGTCGGACCGGAGCACGAGTTGCGCCGCGCGATCGAGGAGGACCGCGTCGGTTCGATGATGTTGTGGGGACCGCCGGGCAGCGGAAAGACGACGCTGGCGCGGCTGATCGCCCGCGTGACGTCCTCGCACTTCGTTCCGCTCAGCGCCGTGAGCGCCGGGGTGGCCGACCTGCGGCGCAACATCGAGGAAGCGCGGCTTCGTCGGGCGCAGTCCGGCCAGCGAACGATCCTCTTCATCGACGAGATCCACCGCTTCAACAAGGGCCAGCAGGACGCGGTCCTGCCCTTCGTCGAGGAGGGTGTCATCACGCTGATCGGCGCCACCACTGAGAACCCATCGTTCGAGGTCAACGCCGCGCTGCTGTCGCGCACGCGCGTCTTCGTCCTCGCTGCGCTCGACGACGACCAGGTAGGCGAGATCGTCGACCGCGCCGTGTCCGATGTCGAGCGAGGGCTCGGCGGACGCCACGTCGACCTCCAGCCGGAGGCGCGCGCCGCGCTGATCCGGGTGGCAAATGGTGACGCCAGGGTGGCGCTCAACGGCCTGGAGGCAGCGGCGGCGCTGGCGCGGCCAAAGCAGGGCCGCCGGCTGGTGACGGCCGCGCTCGTCGAGGAGGCGGTTCAGCGGAAGAACCTCCTCTACGACCGCGCAGGCGAGGAGCACTACAACATCATCTCGGCGCTCCACAAGAGCCTCCGCGACAGCGACCCGGATGCCTCACTTTACTGGCTGGGCCGCATGCTGGAGGCGGGCGAAGACCCGCTGTACGTGGCGCGTCGCCTGATCCGCTTCGCCTCAGAAGATATCGGTCTCGCCGACCCGCAGGCGCTGACCCAGGCGGTGGCCGCGCAACAGGCGGCCCACTTCATCGGCATGCCGGAAGCGAACCTGACATTGGCGCAAGCCGTCGTCTACCTGGCGACGGCGCCGAAGAGCAACGCCCTGTACGCCGCCTACACGAATGTTCAGGAAGACGTCGAGCGAACCCGTGCCGACCCGGTTCCGCTCCAGCTCAGAAATGCCCCGACGCCGCTGATGCGAAAGGTCGGCTATGGCAAGGGCTACCGGTACGCGCACGACTACGAGGAAGCCCAAGTCGAGCAGCAGCACCTGCCGGACGCCATCAAGGACCGGACCTATTACCACCCCTCCGATCGTGGCTACGAAAAGACGGTGAAGGATCGGCTCGACGCCTTCGAGGCGGCGCGCCGCAAGACCCGCAAGACGAGCTAG
- a CDS encoding SRPBCC family protein, with amino-acid sequence MPETYHFVTDWRLRAPLQKVWPVVLDIESYPGWWKNFRRVTITRGDGKSVGSVIECEVRGSLPYSLKYALEVKEADEYRHILLQSTGDLIGTGRWEFSEVDPSTVKAVYYWDVATTNPILNLVAPLAKGALARNHERVMANGYAALRPYVEG; translated from the coding sequence GTGCCCGAGACCTATCACTTCGTGACTGACTGGCGCCTCCGGGCGCCGCTCCAGAAGGTGTGGCCGGTGGTGCTCGACATTGAGAGCTATCCGGGCTGGTGGAAGAACTTCCGGCGCGTGACAATAACGCGCGGTGACGGGAAGTCGGTCGGTTCGGTGATCGAGTGCGAGGTGCGTGGCTCGCTGCCATACAGCCTCAAGTACGCGCTCGAGGTCAAAGAGGCCGACGAGTATCGCCACATCCTGCTGCAATCGACGGGCGACCTGATCGGGACGGGCCGCTGGGAATTCTCGGAAGTCGATCCGTCGACCGTCAAGGCCGTCTACTACTGGGACGTCGCGACGACCAATCCAATCCTCAACCTGGTGGCTCCGCTTGCGAAGGGCGCCCTCGCCCGCAACCACGAGCGGGTCATGGCCAACGGTTATGCGGCGCTCCGGCCGTACGTGGAGGGTTGA
- a CDS encoding DUF2269 family protein — MLFNIVKFLHILFVITAFGANITYGVWQARGAIDPAHESFALRGVKFLDDQVANPAYLMVLVTGLTMAWWHWSYTTHWIMAAIVLFVAVFIFALAVYSPALTRQIEALERDGAQSAAYRSANLRATIYGIGVMVPILAILFLMVTKPSL, encoded by the coding sequence GTGCTCTTCAACATCGTGAAGTTCTTGCACATCCTGTTTGTGATCACCGCCTTTGGGGCCAACATCACCTACGGCGTCTGGCAGGCCCGCGGCGCGATTGATCCCGCGCACGAGTCGTTCGCGCTGCGCGGCGTGAAGTTCCTCGACGACCAGGTCGCCAACCCGGCTTACCTGATGGTCCTGGTCACCGGTCTCACGATGGCCTGGTGGCACTGGTCATACACGACGCACTGGATCATGGCCGCCATCGTCCTCTTCGTGGCAGTGTTCATCTTCGCGCTGGCCGTCTATTCACCGGCGCTCACTCGCCAGATCGAGGCGCTGGAGCGCGACGGTGCGCAATCGGCCGCGTATCGGAGCGCCAACCTGCGAGCGACGATCTATGGAATCGGCGTCATGGTGCCGATCCTGGCGATCCTCTTCCTGATGGTCACCAAGCCAAGTCTGTAA
- a CDS encoding glycine betaine ABC transporter substrate-binding protein, with translation MNRILVLGASMVALGLVTTSCGSTGGTSSSSPSQIASQMTLGGPAECPTRPFCQAGLVRVYGLHFKTFRPLDAGGPLTKAALDRGDIDLGLIFSSDSAYSTGKYVQLQDDKHLQNADNVVPLIKTSKATPDVTALLNEIDGKLTTQDLIALNKSSDVDKQDPDVIAKKWLTDHGYTSTSGSSTGTITVGALNFPESAIIAQIYGQALKGKGYTINFKLNLGSREVVEPALEKGDIDLFPDYAATELEFQNKGKGEATPDAAATVAKLNTYLSPKGLKALDPSPAVDQNAFAVLKSGKYGKYTKLSDLAGNA, from the coding sequence ATGAATCGAATCCTTGTGCTCGGCGCGAGCATGGTCGCGCTGGGACTCGTGACGACATCGTGCGGATCGACAGGTGGGACCTCAAGCTCCAGTCCCAGTCAGATCGCGAGCCAGATGACGTTGGGTGGTCCAGCTGAGTGCCCGACGCGGCCGTTCTGCCAGGCTGGCCTGGTCAGGGTCTACGGCCTACACTTCAAGACTTTCAGGCCGCTCGATGCGGGCGGTCCTCTGACCAAAGCGGCGCTCGACCGCGGGGATATCGACCTGGGCCTGATCTTCTCGAGCGACAGCGCCTACTCCACCGGCAAGTACGTCCAGCTGCAGGATGACAAGCACCTGCAGAACGCAGACAACGTGGTGCCGCTGATCAAAACGAGCAAGGCGACACCCGACGTCACGGCGTTACTCAACGAAATCGATGGCAAGCTCACAACCCAGGACCTGATCGCGCTCAACAAGAGCTCCGATGTCGATAAGCAGGATCCGGACGTGATCGCCAAGAAATGGCTGACGGATCATGGCTACACCTCGACCTCGGGCTCGTCGACGGGCACGATCACCGTTGGTGCGCTCAACTTCCCGGAGAGCGCCATCATCGCCCAGATCTACGGACAGGCCCTCAAGGGCAAGGGTTACACGATCAACTTCAAGCTGAACCTGGGGAGCCGTGAGGTCGTCGAGCCGGCACTCGAGAAAGGCGATATCGACCTCTTCCCCGACTACGCGGCAACCGAGCTTGAGTTCCAGAACAAGGGGAAGGGCGAGGCAACCCCTGACGCGGCCGCCACGGTCGCAAAACTGAACACCTACCTGTCACCGAAGGGCCTCAAGGCGCTCGATCCGTCACCCGCCGTCGACCAGAATGCTTTCGCCGTTCTGAAATCCGGCAAGTACGGGAAATACACGAAGCTTTCCGACCTCGCCGGCAACGCGTAA
- a CDS encoding ABC transporter permease encodes MSFIGQVLQWFLDGSHWQGDFGIPNRLFEHVYMSAASLAVAALIALPIGITIGHIGRWGNLAINVSNVGRAVPSFALLVFAVQLVGIGFWPAFVALVALGIPPMVTNSYIGMREVDADVREAAKGMGMRDRAVLWQVELPIAAPLIMAGVRTSAVNIVATATLAALVAWGGLGRFIVDGLAQRDTVQLFAGALLVALLSIAVEVSLTGLQRITTPIGLRSETTTQEVRSTSLSAA; translated from the coding sequence ATGAGCTTTATCGGCCAAGTGCTGCAATGGTTCCTCGACGGCTCACACTGGCAGGGCGATTTCGGCATTCCGAACCGGTTGTTCGAGCACGTGTACATGTCGGCGGCGTCCCTTGCCGTCGCCGCCCTGATCGCCCTGCCCATCGGGATCACGATTGGGCACATCGGCCGCTGGGGCAACCTGGCGATCAACGTCTCCAACGTCGGTCGCGCCGTTCCCTCATTCGCGCTACTGGTGTTCGCGGTTCAGTTGGTGGGCATCGGCTTCTGGCCGGCCTTCGTTGCCCTGGTTGCGCTCGGCATACCACCGATGGTCACCAACAGCTACATCGGAATGCGAGAGGTGGATGCCGATGTACGTGAGGCGGCGAAGGGGATGGGCATGCGCGATCGTGCCGTCCTGTGGCAAGTCGAGCTGCCCATCGCCGCGCCGCTGATCATGGCCGGCGTGCGCACCTCAGCGGTCAACATCGTCGCCACCGCCACGCTCGCCGCCCTGGTGGCGTGGGGCGGGCTTGGCCGATTCATCGTTGATGGCCTGGCCCAGCGGGACACGGTTCAACTCTTTGCGGGTGCACTGCTGGTGGCACTGCTCTCGATCGCGGTCGAGGTGAGCCTCACTGGCCTGCAACGAATCACGACCCCAATAGGTCTGCGTAGCGAAACAACCACTCAGGAGGTTAGGTCAACAAGTCTGTCGGCGGCGTAA
- a CDS encoding ABC transporter permease produces the protein MLATGVVGAVEDPWIRWSWVSGHVPVIREALTQHIELTVIAVGVGLLIAIPLGLLAWRQRLLRGPIFSLTGILYTIPSLALFAILIPFTGLTFLTAEIGLVSYTLLILIRNIVVGMDAVPLEVREAARGMGYRPFAELLRVDLPLALPAIMAGIRIATVTTIGLVTVTALIGEGGLGSLILDGLIRDFKTPLVVGTLLSVVLAIVADVSLSGLQRLVTPWSRGRSAA, from the coding sequence ATGCTCGCCACCGGGGTCGTGGGGGCGGTCGAAGACCCATGGATCCGGTGGTCGTGGGTATCGGGACACGTGCCGGTCATCCGCGAAGCCCTGACCCAACACATTGAGCTGACGGTCATCGCGGTTGGCGTCGGGCTGCTGATCGCCATACCTCTCGGGCTGCTTGCCTGGCGACAACGCCTACTGCGCGGCCCCATCTTCTCCCTCACCGGCATCCTCTACACCATCCCATCGCTGGCGCTGTTCGCCATCTTGATTCCATTCACCGGGCTCACCTTCCTGACGGCGGAGATCGGGCTGGTCAGCTACACACTCTTGATCCTGATCCGCAACATCGTGGTGGGGATGGACGCGGTGCCGCTGGAGGTCCGGGAGGCGGCGCGCGGCATGGGATACCGACCGTTCGCCGAGCTGCTTCGGGTCGACCTGCCACTCGCCCTTCCCGCCATCATGGCCGGCATCCGGATCGCCACGGTCACCACGATCGGGCTGGTCACGGTCACCGCCCTCATCGGGGAAGGTGGCCTCGGCAGCCTGATCCTCGACGGGCTCATCCGCGACTTCAAGACGCCGCTTGTCGTCGGCACCCTGCTTTCGGTCGTTCTGGCAATCGTCGCTGATGTCAGCCTGTCCGGCTTGCAGCGGCTGGTGACCCCCTGGTCGCGAGGGAGATCGGCGGCATGA
- a CDS encoding ATP-binding cassette domain-containing protein, with product MIRLERVTKRYPGGQVAVRELTIEFPTGQLTMLVGPSGCGKTTTLKMINRLIEPTEGRIFHDKQDVTHADPVALRLVMGYVIQNVGLFPHLSIGDNVATVPRLLHWDKARIQRRVTELLELVGLDPKQFAHRYPHQLSGGQRQRVGVARALGADPPVLLMDEPFGAIDRIARERLQNEFLRIQREVRKTVIFVTHDIDEAIKLGDRIAVMNAGRLEQYDTPAAILAKPASDLVIDLLGPDRGLKRLSVTPIDLNALEQPPVVHPDDSLADARRLLDSRWTRVVVLDQSGKPVGELDRELAVGDGRVADRARPLDAIIGADRTLFDAFSQMLIHQAGWVAVVDGDRFRGVLTPQAFVAAIQRVPAELEGARR from the coding sequence ATGATTCGGCTGGAACGCGTCACCAAGCGCTATCCGGGCGGCCAGGTGGCCGTCCGGGAGCTGACGATCGAGTTCCCCACCGGCCAGCTGACGATGCTGGTCGGGCCGTCGGGCTGCGGGAAGACCACCACCCTCAAGATGATCAACCGGCTGATCGAGCCGACCGAGGGTCGGATCTTCCACGATAAGCAGGACGTCACCCACGCCGACCCCGTCGCGCTGCGGCTGGTGATGGGCTACGTCATTCAGAACGTCGGCCTGTTTCCGCACCTGAGCATCGGCGACAACGTTGCCACCGTGCCCAGGCTGCTCCACTGGGACAAAGCGAGGATCCAGCGGCGTGTCACCGAACTGCTCGAGCTTGTTGGCCTCGATCCGAAGCAATTTGCGCACCGATATCCGCACCAGCTCTCCGGCGGGCAGCGGCAGCGCGTTGGCGTGGCGCGTGCGTTGGGTGCCGACCCGCCCGTCTTACTGATGGATGAGCCGTTTGGCGCCATCGACCGCATCGCAAGGGAGCGGCTGCAGAACGAGTTCCTCAGGATCCAGCGGGAGGTGCGCAAGACCGTCATCTTCGTGACCCACGACATCGACGAGGCGATCAAGCTGGGGGACCGGATCGCGGTCATGAACGCCGGCCGCCTCGAGCAGTACGACACGCCGGCGGCCATCCTGGCAAAGCCGGCCTCTGACCTGGTCATCGATCTCCTCGGGCCCGACCGCGGCCTCAAGCGGTTGTCGGTCACGCCCATCGACCTCAATGCGTTGGAGCAGCCGCCCGTCGTCCACCCCGACGACTCGCTGGCCGACGCCCGTCGCCTGCTCGACAGCCGCTGGACCCGGGTGGTCGTCCTCGATCAAAGCGGCAAACCGGTCGGCGAGCTCGACCGAGAGCTGGCCGTTGGCGATGGGCGGGTTGCGGATCGCGCCCGTCCGCTCGATGCGATCATCGGCGCGGATCGGACATTGTTCGACGCCTTCTCGCAGATGCTGATCCATCAGGCCGGCTGGGTGGCGGTGGTGGACGGCGATAGGTTCCGCGGCGTCCTCACGCCGCAAGCGTTCGTGGCGGCGATCCAGCGTGTCCCGGCGGAGCTGGAAGGCGCACGTCGCTGA
- a CDS encoding PhnD/SsuA/transferrin family substrate-binding protein, with product MKPLVFANFLAPNMTSVYADVAARVGRALGVPAQLVEGKDWEQLRDGSVDVAFLCGLPYVRLRRERPGMLRPLAAPVLDEARYQDRPVYFSDVIVRRDSPFRSFGDLRGRSWAYNDPDSHSGCLLVRYHLLQMGETEAFFGRRTFSGRHQESIRQVITGEIDASAIDSQVLGVERLRNRDLAGEIRVIATLGPSTIPLAAATARVSDAVEARIGAALCELGHEPESRAVLAGGLIRRFTAIDDRAYDDIRAKMAVVESAVPSR from the coding sequence GTGAAGCCCCTCGTTTTCGCGAACTTCCTCGCGCCGAACATGACCTCCGTCTACGCCGACGTGGCGGCGCGCGTCGGCCGGGCGCTCGGGGTACCGGCGCAGCTGGTCGAGGGAAAGGACTGGGAGCAACTTCGGGATGGCTCGGTCGACGTCGCATTCCTCTGTGGGCTTCCCTATGTCCGCCTCCGCCGCGAGCGGCCGGGGATGCTGCGACCCCTGGCGGCTCCGGTGCTAGACGAGGCTCGCTACCAGGACCGGCCGGTGTATTTCTCCGACGTCATCGTCCGGCGCGACAGCCCGTTTCGTTCGTTCGGCGACCTCCGCGGGCGAAGCTGGGCCTACAACGACCCGGACTCCCACTCGGGCTGCCTGCTGGTCCGCTATCACCTGCTGCAGATGGGCGAAACGGAGGCGTTCTTCGGCCGCCGGACCTTCTCAGGCCGGCACCAGGAGTCGATCCGACAGGTAATTACAGGCGAAATCGACGCGTCCGCGATCGACTCCCAGGTGCTCGGCGTGGAGCGCCTGCGAAATCGGGACCTCGCCGGTGAGATCCGTGTGATTGCCACCCTCGGCCCCTCAACCATCCCCCTCGCCGCCGCGACGGCCAGGGTTTCCGATGCAGTGGAGGCTCGTATCGGCGCAGCCCTCTGCGAGCTGGGGCACGAGCCCGAGAGCCGAGCCGTTCTCGCCGGCGGTCTGATCCGACGCTTCACCGCGATCGACGACCGAGCCTACGACGACATCCGGGCGAAGATGGCCGTCGTGGAGAGCGCCGTCCCTAGCCGATAG
- a CDS encoding cupin domain-containing protein produces MTSPIVGPIIENPLHGERIRFLKTAPETQGELVQYESWLAPGGSVGDPHVHPVQESRFTVISGTASFSIHGARFDLRPGQQLTVPRRTAHCLWNAGEVEAHLLVEFRPGMLKQEFSETTFGLARDGKHHLRGIGNMLQWAVIAAAYRRESRPLSRPIWLRLGLPALAPVGWLFGYRAHYPRYCTRESGELAS; encoded by the coding sequence GTGACGTCGCCCATCGTCGGTCCGATCATCGAGAACCCCCTCCACGGCGAACGGATCCGCTTTCTAAAGACTGCCCCCGAAACACAGGGCGAGCTGGTCCAGTACGAGTCCTGGCTCGCACCCGGCGGCAGCGTTGGCGATCCCCACGTCCACCCCGTCCAGGAATCGCGTTTTACCGTGATTTCAGGAACCGCGTCGTTTTCCATCCACGGTGCCCGCTTCGACCTCCGACCCGGCCAGCAGCTGACCGTGCCACGGCGAACGGCCCATTGTCTGTGGAATGCCGGGGAGGTCGAGGCGCACCTGCTGGTGGAGTTCCGGCCCGGTATGCTCAAGCAAGAATTCTCGGAAACGACCTTCGGCCTGGCTCGTGATGGCAAACACCACCTTCGCGGCATCGGGAACATGCTGCAGTGGGCGGTCATCGCGGCGGCCTACCGCCGGGAGAGCCGTCCCCTGAGTCGTCCCATCTGGTTGCGGCTCGGCCTTCCGGCGCTCGCCCCGGTTGGATGGCTGTTCGGCTACCGGGCTCACTATCCGCGGTACTGTACCCGGGAATCCGGCGAACTCGCCAGCTGA
- a CDS encoding FAD-dependent oxidoreductase, whose translation MAETVYDLAIIGAGVMGLFTADFARRRGARVLVLDQWRLGDPRAASFSLTRSIRNDYLDPEYARLAFAARQLWLDFQRETGESFLIDCGCLNLAKASVTPDLAATYAEQSYRVLQGLQLKTEAFNRDGLRARFPQFDVDLGRLDVEAGFLHVPPITSALLMRLHAGQVAVEEHTVVNRISRRNGLIAIDTAAGERVAERLVLTAGLGTNELLARIDGCDLRLPLRPDRPSESKYLIPPPAKREMFTPGRLPVFAYLDVGIYGHPMLEGKTPGVKIGYYNPPDVRTQVTSITSVQTFVAECMPELMDARVIDVEGADQCSYDLVADDNFILGAIPGLPGGAVGTGWRGTGYKFAPLIGRTLMELSLEARTVEDISRFAPERFVVSRAG comes from the coding sequence TTGGCTGAGACCGTCTACGACCTGGCGATCATCGGTGCCGGCGTCATGGGCCTCTTCACCGCCGACTTCGCCCGCCGGCGTGGGGCACGCGTCCTGGTGCTGGACCAATGGCGACTGGGCGATCCGCGGGCGGCCTCGTTCAGCCTGACGCGGTCGATCCGCAACGACTATCTCGATCCGGAATACGCCCGGCTGGCCTTCGCGGCGCGCCAGCTGTGGCTGGATTTCCAGCGGGAAACCGGTGAGTCCTTCCTCATCGACTGCGGCTGTCTGAACCTCGCCAAAGCCAGCGTCACGCCCGACCTGGCGGCGACGTATGCGGAGCAAAGTTATCGGGTCCTGCAGGGCCTGCAATTGAAGACGGAGGCCTTCAACCGCGACGGGCTCCGCGCCCGCTTTCCGCAGTTCGACGTCGATCTCGGGCGGCTCGACGTCGAGGCGGGCTTTCTCCATGTCCCGCCGATCACATCGGCGTTGCTGATGCGCCTTCACGCCGGGCAGGTGGCGGTTGAGGAGCACACTGTGGTCAACCGGATCAGCCGGCGGAATGGCCTGATTGCGATCGACACCGCCGCCGGCGAGCGCGTGGCCGAGCGCCTCGTCCTCACGGCCGGGCTGGGCACCAACGAGTTGCTCGCCAGGATCGACGGCTGCGATCTCCGGCTACCCTTGCGGCCGGACCGGCCGAGCGAGTCGAAGTACCTGATCCCGCCGCCCGCCAAGCGCGAGATGTTCACGCCGGGACGGCTCCCCGTGTTCGCCTACCTCGACGTGGGCATCTACGGGCACCCGATGCTCGAGGGAAAAACGCCGGGCGTCAAGATCGGCTACTACAACCCGCCCGACGTCCGCACGCAGGTGACCTCTATCACGAGCGTGCAGACCTTCGTCGCCGAGTGCATGCCGGAGTTGATGGATGCCCGCGTCATCGACGTCGAGGGCGCCGACCAGTGCTCGTATGATCTGGTGGCAGATGACAACTTCATCCTGGGAGCGATTCCCGGCCTGCCTGGCGGAGCGGTTGGGACCGGCTGGCGGGGCACCGGTTACAAATTCGCGCCGCTCATCGGCCGGACGTTGATGGAACTTAGCCTCGAGGCGCGAACCGTCGAGGACATCTCGCGCTTCGCCCCGGAGCGTTTTGTGGTCAGCCGTGCCGGCTAG
- a CDS encoding homocysteine S-methyltransferase family protein has translation MPARSGRGILDRLESGVVLGAEGYVFELERRGYIKAGPYVPEVVLDFPDALRELHREFLRAGADVMVALTYYAHRGKLKDVGRENDLEAMNRQAVRIANEVAREGDALVAGDICNTWAYDPKNKDASSKVVRAMYEEQLSWAVDEGIDFVIAETNDYLGEALIGLDVIKELRLPAMVTLATTRPHQTWDGYDYVDACKILADQGADIVGLNCDRGPATMLPLIEQVRSRVSGYVAMQPVPYKTEAAMPTFESLKSAEGTNVFPIALEPFLCTRFEMADYARRAQALGVNYIGICCGGAPHYVRAIAEALGRIVPASKYSPAIELHPVLGTKVEEKEKEFLVDWKG, from the coding sequence GTGCCGGCTAGAAGCGGACGCGGGATTCTCGACCGCCTGGAGAGCGGCGTCGTGCTGGGTGCGGAAGGCTATGTCTTCGAGCTCGAGCGTCGCGGCTATATCAAGGCCGGGCCGTATGTGCCCGAGGTCGTCCTGGATTTTCCCGACGCCCTGCGGGAGCTCCATCGCGAGTTCCTACGAGCGGGTGCCGACGTCATGGTGGCACTCACCTACTACGCGCACCGCGGAAAGCTCAAGGACGTCGGCCGCGAGAACGATTTGGAGGCGATGAACCGGCAGGCAGTGCGAATCGCGAACGAGGTCGCGCGCGAAGGCGACGCCTTGGTCGCGGGCGATATCTGCAACACCTGGGCGTACGACCCGAAGAACAAGGACGCGTCCTCCAAGGTGGTTCGCGCCATGTACGAGGAGCAGCTGTCCTGGGCGGTGGACGAGGGTATCGATTTCGTCATCGCGGAGACGAATGACTACCTGGGAGAGGCGCTGATCGGGCTCGACGTGATCAAGGAGCTTCGCCTCCCGGCAATGGTGACGCTAGCCACCACCCGGCCACACCAGACCTGGGATGGCTACGACTACGTCGACGCCTGCAAGATCCTGGCCGACCAGGGGGCCGACATCGTCGGATTGAACTGCGACCGGGGGCCGGCGACCATGCTGCCGCTCATCGAACAGGTGCGCAGCCGGGTGAGCGGCTACGTCGCGATGCAGCCGGTTCCTTACAAGACCGAGGCGGCGATGCCCACGTTCGAGTCATTGAAATCCGCCGAGGGAACCAACGTCTTTCCCATCGCGCTGGAGCCGTTCCTCTGTACGCGATTCGAGATGGCGGATTACGCGCGGCGGGCGCAGGCCCTGGGCGTCAACTACATCGGGATCTGTTGTGGGGGAGCGCCACACTATGTGCGTGCCATCGCCGAGGCCCTGGGACGGATCGTCCCCGCCAGCAAGTACTCGCCGGCGATCGAACTCCACCCCGTGCTCGGCACCAAGGTGGAGGAGAAAGAAAAGGAATTCCTGGTCGACTGGAAGGGCTAA